From a region of the Bradyrhizobium sp. KBS0727 genome:
- a CDS encoding type II toxin-antitoxin system HicB family antitoxin — protein MAVFIAVIKRDGEATYTASFPDFPGLAVDEPTLDRLLAKAGEVLALHIERLLEAHRAIAVPTPADAIERGDALLLAAVHVPDDIGMAHVELALPALSLARIDSVARRLGLTRSALFVQAVNRLEIETAVPRDRRAAGPDGPTLFDFVTPLQLRVEASATAYPPLPAVNPQAVNPQAAEEGATAQVSLVDIEAELERLIEESSAPKPDAAIEGRPVKEAKGE, from the coding sequence ATGGCGGTCTTTATCGCGGTCATCAAAAGAGACGGTGAGGCCACTTACACGGCATCGTTTCCCGATTTTCCGGGGCTTGCGGTGGACGAGCCGACCCTCGACCGATTGCTGGCAAAAGCCGGCGAGGTGCTGGCGCTGCATATCGAAAGATTGCTGGAGGCCCACCGGGCCATAGCCGTTCCGACGCCTGCCGACGCCATCGAGCGAGGTGATGCATTGCTCCTGGCGGCCGTGCATGTGCCCGACGATATCGGGATGGCACATGTTGAGCTTGCGCTCCCGGCGCTTTCGCTGGCCCGGATTGATTCTGTTGCCCGCAGGCTTGGGCTAACTCGTTCGGCCCTGTTCGTTCAGGCCGTCAATCGCTTGGAGATCGAGACGGCCGTTCCGCGCGACAGACGGGCGGCGGGCCCCGATGGTCCCACACTGTTTGATTTTGTGACGCCGCTGCAATTGAGGGTTGAGGCATCCGCGACGGCCTATCCGCCGCTTCCTGCAGTGAACCCCCAAGCAGTGAACCCCCAAGCCGCGGAAGAGGGCGCCACGGCGCAAGTTAGCCTCGTTGATATTGAGGCCGAGCTGGAGCGATTGATCGAAGAATCGTCCGCGCCGAAGCCCGATGCTGCGATTGAGGGCCGGCCGGTCAAAGAAGCGAAAGGCGAATAG
- a CDS encoding HlyD family type I secretion periplasmic adaptor subunit: MALLDTASRVMRPVFNFTDVKPVTADGAPSDSIRKVALAGWAIIAVFFGGIGAWAMTAPLNGAVVGNAVIKIDGNRKSVQHLDGGIVKEMHIKEGDRVNVGDVLIVLDETQARAEYEVLSQQYMVLRATEVRLLTELDHGSTLVMPADLKTQDSYFKSVWNGQLSQFESRRAALEGQRSVIREKINQLMSQIVGSEAQVKSFTDQISSVRAEAKDIAPLVERGLIARPRILQLERTAFGLEGQIADASANIAKARQAIAEQQQQIAQLDNDRMADITKDLRDTQAKMLEVIPKAMNAKAVLGRMEIRAPYSGRVVALTVFSVGGVIQRGEKILDIVPDQDSLTIEAQIAVEDISDIRPNMRAEVHLTAYKQRIVPIIHGDVIQISADRLTDPKTNNPYYIAFVRIDQAELEAMPNIKLYPGMPATVMIPTIQRTAFDYIVGPLVMSFNHSFRQK, encoded by the coding sequence ATGGCGCTTTTGGATACTGCAAGCCGGGTGATGCGGCCGGTCTTTAACTTCACCGATGTAAAGCCGGTCACAGCGGACGGAGCTCCCAGCGATTCCATCAGGAAAGTTGCGCTCGCCGGCTGGGCGATCATCGCAGTCTTTTTCGGTGGCATCGGTGCCTGGGCCATGACGGCCCCACTCAACGGGGCGGTGGTCGGCAACGCCGTGATCAAGATTGATGGCAACCGCAAGAGCGTCCAGCACCTCGACGGCGGCATCGTCAAGGAGATGCACATCAAGGAAGGCGACAGGGTCAATGTCGGTGACGTCCTTATCGTGCTCGATGAAACCCAGGCGCGGGCCGAATACGAAGTGCTGTCGCAGCAATATATGGTGCTTCGGGCTACCGAAGTGCGCCTGCTGACTGAACTGGATCATGGGTCAACGCTGGTGATGCCGGCGGACCTGAAGACCCAGGACAGCTATTTCAAGAGCGTCTGGAACGGCCAACTCAGCCAGTTCGAAAGCCGTCGCGCTGCACTGGAAGGCCAGCGGTCCGTCATCCGGGAGAAGATCAACCAGCTGATGTCGCAGATCGTCGGCTCCGAGGCGCAGGTCAAGTCGTTCACGGACCAGATCTCATCGGTCCGCGCGGAGGCCAAGGACATCGCGCCGCTGGTTGAGCGCGGACTGATCGCACGCCCGCGGATCCTGCAGCTGGAGCGGACGGCTTTTGGCCTTGAAGGCCAGATCGCCGACGCCAGCGCCAATATCGCAAAAGCCCGCCAGGCCATTGCGGAACAGCAACAGCAAATCGCCCAGCTCGACAACGATCGAATGGCCGATATCACCAAGGATCTGCGCGACACCCAGGCCAAGATGCTGGAGGTAATTCCGAAGGCGATGAACGCCAAGGCAGTGCTCGGCCGCATGGAAATCCGCGCGCCCTATTCCGGGCGCGTGGTGGCCTTGACGGTATTTTCGGTTGGTGGCGTCATTCAGCGGGGCGAGAAGATCCTCGACATCGTGCCCGATCAGGACTCCCTCACGATCGAGGCACAAATCGCCGTCGAGGACATCAGTGACATCAGGCCGAACATGCGGGCCGAGGTGCATCTGACGGCCTACAAGCAGCGCATCGTCCCGATCATTCATGGCGATGTAATCCAGATATCGGCCGACCGTCTGACGGACCCGAAGACCAATAATCCGTATTACATTGCCTTTGTCCGGATTGATCAGGCCGAGCTGGAGGCGATGCCCAACATCAAGCTCTATCCCGGCATGCCTGCAACCGTGATGATCCCGACGATCCAGCGCACGGCGTTCGATTATATCGTTGGACCATTGGTGATGTCATTCAATCATTCCTTCCGCCAAAAATGA